The Equus quagga isolate Etosha38 chromosome 12, UCLA_HA_Equagga_1.0, whole genome shotgun sequence genome includes a region encoding these proteins:
- the RBM38 gene encoding RNA-binding protein 38: MLLQPAPCAPSAGFPRPPAAPGAMHGSQKDTTFTKIFVGGLPYHTTDASLRKYFEGFGDIEEAVVITDRQTGKSRGYGFVTMADRAAAERACKDPNPNIDGRKANVNLAYLGAKPRNLQPGFAIGVQQLHPTLVQRTYGLTPHYIYPQAIVQPSVVIPAAPVPPLSSPYIEYTPASPAYAQYPPAAYDQYPYAASPATAASFVGYSYPAAMPQALSAAAPTATAFVQYQPPQLQPDRMQ; the protein is encoded by the exons ATGCTGCTGCAGCCCGCGCCGTGCGCCCCGAGCGCGGGCTTCCCGCGGCCCCCGGCCGCCCCCGGCGCCATGCACGGCTCGCAGAAGGACACCACATTCACCAAGATCTTCGTGGGCGGCCTGCCCTACCACACCACCGACGCCTCTCTCAGGAAGTACTTCGAGGGCTTCGGGGACATCGAGGAGGCCGTGGTCATCACCGACCGCCAGACGGGCAAGTCCCGCGGCTACGGCTTC GTGACTATGGCCGACAGGGCGGCAGCTGAGAGGGCTTGCAAAGACCCCAACCCCAACATCGACGGCCGCAAGGCCAACGTGAACCTGGCCTATCTGGGTGCCAAGCCGCGGAACCTCCAGCCGG GCTTTGCCATCGGCGTCCAGCAGCTGCACCCCACCTTGGTCCAGCGCACGTACGG GCTGACCCCCCACTACATCTACCCGCAAGCCATCGTCCAGCCCAGCGTGGTGATCCCGGCCGCCCCGGTGCCACCACTGTCCTCGCCCTACATCGAGTACACACCAGCCAGCCCCGCCTACGCCCAGTACCCGCCGGCCGCCTACGACCAGTACCCGTACGCCGCATCCCCCGCCACAGCCGCCAGCTTCGTGGGCTACAGCTACCCGGCCGCCATGCCCCAGGCCCTGTCGGCCGCCGCGCCCACAGCCACTGCCTTCGTGCAGTACCAGCCCCCGCAGCTGCAGCCCGACCGGATGCAGTGA